The following coding sequences lie in one Pontibacter sp. G13 genomic window:
- a CDS encoding cytochrome ubiquinol oxidase subunit I, protein MDVEILSRIQFAFTVSFHYIYPPLSIGIGLIMVILEGMFLKTKNPVYETLAKFWTRIFALTFGIGVATGIVMEFEFGTNWATYSRYVGDVFGSALAAEGIFAFALESGFLGVLLFGWNRVTPVVHFISTIGVFFGSMFSAVWIVVANSWQQTPAGYHIVGEGMEARAEIIDFWAMVFNPSSMDRLSHVWIGAFLAGAFLVLSVHAFYLLKGRHVEISKKAFKIALTVATVASLSQLFTGHRSADGVAHNQPAKLAALEGHYESSAPADMYLFGWVDQEAQEVHGLKIPHGLSLLLYQDPQAEVTGLDAFAPEDRPSQINAVFQFYHLMVAIGMMLIGLTVWASIQWFRGKLFESKWLLWLFVPAVILPQVANQVGWFAAEMGRQPWVVYGLLRTSDALSKAVTANQVMFSLILFTVVYLVLFLLFMYLLTRKIQHGPYDSHGPSRPKQQDLTEVVIG, encoded by the coding sequence ATGGATGTAGAAATATTGTCCCGTATCCAGTTTGCCTTTACGGTATCCTTCCATTATATCTACCCTCCACTGAGTATCGGCATCGGCCTGATCATGGTCATCTTGGAGGGGATGTTCCTCAAGACCAAAAACCCCGTTTACGAAACCCTTGCCAAGTTCTGGACCCGGATATTCGCCCTGACCTTTGGGATTGGGGTGGCCACGGGCATTGTCATGGAGTTTGAATTTGGCACCAATTGGGCCACTTACTCTCGGTATGTAGGCGATGTATTCGGCAGTGCGCTAGCCGCTGAAGGGATTTTCGCCTTTGCCCTGGAGAGTGGTTTCCTCGGAGTTTTGCTGTTTGGCTGGAATCGCGTAACTCCAGTCGTCCATTTCATTTCCACCATTGGGGTATTTTTCGGCTCGATGTTTTCTGCGGTTTGGATTGTGGTAGCCAATAGCTGGCAACAGACACCTGCAGGGTATCACATTGTAGGGGAAGGCATGGAAGCGCGTGCTGAGATCATCGACTTTTGGGCCATGGTGTTCAATCCCTCCAGCATGGATCGACTGAGCCATGTCTGGATCGGCGCATTTCTGGCAGGCGCATTTTTGGTACTTAGTGTCCATGCGTTTTATCTGCTGAAAGGCCGCCATGTGGAAATCTCCAAAAAAGCCTTCAAAATCGCCCTGACGGTAGCGACAGTTGCTTCCTTGTCCCAACTTTTCACGGGCCACAGATCTGCGGATGGCGTGGCACACAACCAACCCGCCAAGCTCGCTGCATTGGAAGGGCACTACGAATCATCTGCACCGGCTGACATGTATCTATTTGGTTGGGTAGATCAAGAAGCACAAGAGGTTCACGGCCTCAAGATCCCCCACGGACTCTCCCTGCTTCTGTACCAAGATCCACAAGCAGAAGTGACGGGGCTCGACGCATTTGCGCCCGAAGATCGCCCTTCCCAAATCAATGCCGTCTTCCAATTTTATCACCTCATGGTTGCGATCGGCATGATGCTAATCGGTTTGACTGTATGGGCATCCATCCAATGGTTTCGGGGTAAGCTGTTCGAATCCAAATGGCTTCTCTGGCTATTTGTGCCGGCGGTCATCCTGCCACAAGTGGCCAATCAGGTGGGTTGGTTTGCCGCAGAAATGGGTCGCCAGCCGTGGGTAGTCTATGGACTTCTTAGGACCTCAGACGCCCTTTCCAAAGCAGTGACCGCCAATCAGGTGATGTTTTCCCTGATCCTCTTCACGGTGGTGTATCTGGTCCTTTTCCTGCTCTTCATGTATCTCCTCACCCGGAAGATCCAACACGGACCCTACGATTCGCATGGACCTAGTCGTCCCAAGCAGCAAGATTTGACAGAAGTCGTCATCGGATAA
- the cydB gene encoding cytochrome d ubiquinol oxidase subunit II, producing METFLGIDYPTWWFLVVGGLFSGYAILDGFDFGAGAWHLFFRKEKSRRIALNAVGPVWDGNEVWLVIGGGALFAGFPVLYGSLFSAMYIPFMLFLVFIIFRAISIEFRSKEKMKWWRDMWDISYSVSSILLAFLLGVVLGNVLLGMPLDETYTFTGNWLSFINPYAIMMGVTTLALFMMHGAIYLLMKTEGRLYAKLTLLLKRALVGFIVTFLLTSHYTLIYIPHLSDSFRAEPWRLLIPLLGFLSIANVPRLASKRKFRSAFLFSSLSMSLMMMTVAIELYPTLLLSTSDPASSITIYNAASSDHSLGIMLNFVLVGIPLVLGYTIFVYRTFQGKVELDEMSY from the coding sequence ATGGAAACATTTTTGGGAATCGATTATCCCACTTGGTGGTTTTTGGTGGTAGGAGGCCTGTTTTCGGGCTATGCCATCTTGGATGGATTTGATTTTGGGGCAGGCGCATGGCATCTCTTTTTCCGCAAGGAGAAGAGTCGTCGGATTGCCCTCAATGCAGTCGGTCCCGTGTGGGACGGCAATGAGGTCTGGTTAGTGATCGGAGGGGGGGCACTGTTCGCAGGCTTTCCAGTACTGTATGGATCGCTATTTTCTGCGATGTACATTCCGTTCATGCTCTTTCTGGTTTTCATCATTTTTCGGGCGATCTCCATCGAGTTTCGCAGCAAGGAGAAAATGAAATGGTGGCGGGACATGTGGGATATCAGCTATAGCGTTTCCAGTATCCTACTGGCATTTTTGCTGGGGGTCGTTTTGGGGAATGTACTGTTGGGCATGCCGTTGGATGAAACCTACACCTTCACCGGCAACTGGCTTTCATTTATCAATCCCTACGCAATCATGATGGGGGTGACCACCCTAGCACTTTTTATGATGCATGGAGCGATTTATCTGCTGATGAAAACGGAAGGTCGCCTTTACGCCAAGCTCACCCTGCTTTTGAAACGTGCCTTGGTGGGCTTCATCGTCACATTCCTGTTGACCTCACACTATACCCTGATCTACATCCCGCATCTGAGTGATAGTTTTCGGGCGGAGCCTTGGCGTCTTTTGATCCCACTGTTGGGCTTTCTGAGTATCGCAAATGTCCCCCGATTGGCGAGCAAACGGAAGTTCAGATCAGCCTTCCTCTTCTCCTCCCTGAGCATGTCCCTGATGATGATGACCGTAGCTATCGAGCTGTATCCGACGTTGTTGCTTTCCACCAGCGATCCAGCATCCAGCATTACCATTTACAATGCTGCTTCCTCCGATCACTCGTTGGGGATTATGCTGAATTTTGTCCTAGTGGGAATCCCCTTGGTATTGGGGTACACGATCTTTGTGTATCGGACTTTTCAGGGGAAGGTTGAATTGGATGAAATGAGCTACTGA
- a CDS encoding S8 family serine peptidase — MRYSRWIFGFGIGWMLGLSSMAFGQSNQSSAKVLHAPDRVEEMEVSVLVAKKGMNQDLSPKVVYEWITATPERIRMMDLQADSILWISHESRMARPEGPVSDLSLLPNQLTYLIAEFPFLDGTGQVLGLREPPFDTTDYDLRGRWVTSPSLEGSVDAHATDMATIIGGAGNSSIQGLGVAPEVQFESVGFGDLIPLSPYFDEITFVQNHSYGTEVESFYGGLARAYEQHSLDNPDLLHVFSAGNAGETTPQSGKYGGIPQVSNLTGNFKHAKNILVVGAMDTLGLVPSYSSKGPAFDGRIKPEIVAYSQSGTSQSAALVSGLGVLLQQAHLAKYNEPASSALLKALMINGATDIGAPGPDFLGGYGNVNGYRSVETLDHGHFATGFLAEGQADTILLPVPDGATGIKATLVWTDTISSIEQTDYALVNDLDLMVRADGQIHLPWVLNHVADSLYVPARKGVDSLNNIEQVEALFQSQNISLVVQATSLETLQQTFAIAYQWEFPDTLIWWSPVQASPFPYDGSSSDYLLWESHLTASDGMLQFRQLPDSNWIDIGQVDLDRGRYRWFPRAEFGIGQFRMVVGNKSFDSPEFPIASFLRPRVGLDCDTLLELSWNSVELANEYRIWAFDGLEMEIVAETSATTWATEKTSFPAGYFAIQPVLADGTAGLRSYGFDYRNLGGTCYFQQWYAFGLQSEGIELFLTLGSILNARELVLERETEGGFMELERRSPQLEMQFIDSDPAQGTNRYRVRLLLENGQELLSDWAEAVYLEDPQFWVFPNPSRQDEWVNIFSQVSDTQTVFELMDMNGRRVRNVELVAEIDLVELAGLPTGIYAYRIVRGDLTFTGKLLIVP; from the coding sequence ATGAGGTATTCTAGGTGGATTTTCGGGTTTGGAATTGGATGGATGCTAGGGCTGAGTTCTATGGCGTTTGGACAATCCAATCAGTCCTCCGCAAAGGTCCTGCATGCTCCCGATAGAGTAGAGGAGATGGAGGTGTCAGTGCTGGTGGCGAAGAAAGGAATGAATCAAGATCTGTCTCCGAAAGTGGTCTACGAATGGATTACGGCTACGCCCGAGAGGATTCGAATGATGGATTTGCAGGCAGATTCGATCCTCTGGATTTCTCACGAAAGCCGGATGGCACGGCCGGAAGGGCCTGTATCTGACCTATCATTGCTTCCAAACCAACTGACCTATTTGATCGCGGAATTTCCCTTTCTAGATGGAACTGGGCAAGTTTTGGGGCTTAGAGAACCCCCTTTCGATACCACAGACTATGACCTCAGAGGGCGCTGGGTGACGAGTCCTTCCCTTGAGGGATCAGTGGATGCCCATGCAACGGATATGGCTACCATCATCGGAGGAGCTGGAAATTCCTCCATTCAGGGCCTTGGTGTTGCCCCAGAAGTTCAATTCGAATCGGTGGGTTTTGGAGATTTGATTCCCCTATCCCCCTATTTCGATGAGATCACCTTTGTTCAAAATCATTCCTACGGAACCGAGGTGGAGAGCTTCTATGGAGGTCTTGCCCGTGCCTATGAGCAGCATTCCCTCGACAATCCCGATCTGCTCCATGTGTTCTCCGCGGGAAATGCTGGTGAAACCACCCCTCAATCCGGAAAATACGGGGGAATTCCCCAAGTCTCCAATCTCACGGGAAACTTCAAACACGCCAAAAATATCTTGGTTGTGGGAGCCATGGACACACTTGGCTTAGTTCCCTCCTACTCATCGAAAGGACCAGCTTTTGATGGCCGGATCAAACCCGAAATTGTAGCCTATAGCCAATCAGGTACGTCGCAATCTGCCGCCCTTGTATCTGGCTTGGGCGTTTTGCTTCAGCAGGCGCATCTGGCCAAATACAATGAGCCTGCGTCTTCAGCACTCCTGAAGGCACTCATGATCAATGGAGCTACAGATATCGGTGCACCAGGTCCGGATTTCCTCGGCGGCTACGGGAATGTCAATGGCTATCGTTCCGTTGAAACGCTGGATCATGGGCACTTTGCAACGGGTTTTCTGGCAGAAGGTCAAGCCGATACCATCCTGCTTCCTGTACCAGATGGCGCAACTGGGATTAAAGCTACACTCGTCTGGACGGATACAATCTCATCCATTGAACAGACGGACTATGCATTGGTCAATGATCTGGATCTGATGGTGCGAGCGGACGGGCAAATTCACCTGCCTTGGGTGCTTAATCATGTTGCTGATTCTTTGTATGTACCCGCAAGAAAAGGAGTGGATTCTCTCAACAATATCGAACAGGTCGAGGCATTGTTTCAAAGCCAGAATATCTCCCTCGTCGTTCAAGCAACTTCCCTTGAGACCTTACAGCAGACTTTCGCGATCGCGTACCAATGGGAGTTTCCCGATACGCTGATCTGGTGGAGTCCCGTTCAGGCCTCTCCTTTTCCCTACGATGGATCTTCGAGTGATTATTTGCTGTGGGAGTCGCACCTGACGGCTTCAGATGGAATGCTTCAATTCCGCCAACTCCCGGATTCCAATTGGATAGACATAGGACAGGTAGATCTAGACCGAGGAAGGTACAGATGGTTTCCACGAGCAGAGTTCGGGATTGGACAGTTTCGAATGGTCGTGGGCAACAAGTCTTTCGATTCGCCTGAATTTCCCATTGCCTCGTTCTTGAGGCCAAGAGTGGGGCTGGATTGCGATACTTTACTCGAACTCAGCTGGAATTCGGTTGAGTTAGCCAATGAATATCGGATATGGGCCTTCGATGGACTGGAAATGGAGATCGTGGCGGAAACATCTGCGACCACCTGGGCTACCGAAAAAACCTCCTTTCCCGCTGGTTATTTCGCCATTCAACCCGTGCTGGCTGATGGGACAGCTGGATTGCGATCTTATGGATTTGACTACCGGAATCTTGGAGGGACCTGCTATTTCCAGCAGTGGTATGCCTTCGGTTTGCAGTCAGAGGGGATTGAGTTGTTTTTGACGCTCGGATCTATTCTCAACGCGAGAGAACTGGTGCTTGAGCGCGAAACAGAAGGAGGATTCATGGAGTTGGAAAGACGCTCCCCCCAACTGGAGATGCAATTCATCGATTCCGATCCGGCTCAAGGCACCAACCGATATCGGGTCCGCCTTTTGCTGGAAAATGGCCAAGAGCTTTTGAGTGATTGGGCGGAAGCGGTCTATCTTGAGGATCCCCAATTCTGGGTGTTTCCGAATCCATCTCGTCAGGACGAATGGGTCAATATATTCTCCCAAGTGTCGGATACCCAGACTGTCTTCGAATTGATGGATATGAATGGGCGTAGGGTACGAAATGTAGAGCTGGTTGCCGAGATTGACCTAGTTGAATTGGCGGGTCTGCCAACAGGCATTTATGCATATCGGATTGTCCGTGGCGATCTTACTTTCACAGGAAAACTCCTGATTGTTCCGTAG
- a CDS encoding M57 family metalloprotease encodes MKTILFSRASAMLAVLALVVAFGCSNQELAPAKNSAIPAEILANFEELGFDVSDIAKVPHHHPVSEEYLGDRYLLEGDILISEDQMNEMLSSGVDHLGALGEQYRTTNLVTGTPRVINIVGYNKKKNALTNNMKTALQMAVDNYNDLNIGLTFNLTFSTNTAGADITVYKVGGPAGGSAGFPTGGNPYDQVLLNSGLKNYSVDVIEHVITHEIGHCLGLRHTDYFNRSLSCGTGGNEGDAGIGAIHIPGTPTGFDPTSIMLSCFNSSVTGEFGQYDVVALEHLY; translated from the coding sequence ATGAAAACTATTTTATTCTCAAGAGCATCTGCCATGCTTGCCGTTCTGGCATTGGTGGTAGCCTTCGGATGTTCCAATCAGGAATTGGCACCCGCCAAGAATTCCGCGATTCCTGCCGAAATCCTCGCCAACTTTGAAGAACTGGGATTCGATGTATCCGACATCGCCAAAGTCCCACACCATCATCCAGTATCTGAAGAGTACCTCGGAGACCGCTACCTCCTAGAAGGCGACATTCTCATCTCTGAAGATCAGATGAATGAAATGCTCTCCAGCGGAGTTGATCATCTGGGGGCATTGGGCGAGCAGTACCGTACCACCAACCTCGTGACTGGCACCCCACGAGTCATCAACATTGTCGGGTACAACAAAAAGAAGAACGCCCTGACCAACAATATGAAAACCGCCTTGCAGATGGCTGTTGACAATTACAACGACCTGAACATCGGGTTGACTTTCAATCTGACCTTCAGCACCAACACAGCAGGAGCAGACATCACGGTTTACAAAGTAGGTGGGCCTGCTGGTGGATCAGCTGGTTTCCCGACTGGCGGCAACCCTTACGATCAGGTATTGTTGAACTCTGGGTTGAAAAACTACAGTGTAGATGTCATCGAGCATGTCATCACGCATGAGATTGGACATTGCCTCGGATTGCGCCACACGGACTATTTCAATCGTTCCTTGTCTTGCGGTACCGGTGGCAATGAAGGGGATGCAGGAATCGGGGCTATTCACATCCCTGGAACTCCTACTGGTTTCGATCCAACCTCCATCATGTTGTCTTGCTTCAACTCCAGCGTAACTGGTGAATTTGGGCAGTACGATGTGGTTGCACTTGAGCATCTCTACTAA
- a CDS encoding M57 family metalloprotease, with protein sequence MNKRFYSTLRMGAFALAVMTLWACNPDQLAEDPNGVSADIAGHFEELGFDVSDIEKVPHHHPFTGEFEGDHYLLEGDMLISEKQMEDMLKSSVHHLGAVGEQYRTTNLVSAPQTITVIGYTGGSYALTSKMQTALSWAIDNYNALNTGLNFTLAYGTNYSSYDIVVYKVSGGAGGSAGFPSGGNPYKWVRINSGTDAYSTNVVEHVITHEIGHCLGLRHTDYFNRSLSCGSGGNEGSAGVGAIHIPNTPTGFDANSIMLSCFSSSEDGEFGPFDVVALETLY encoded by the coding sequence ATGAACAAGCGCTTTTATTCAACGCTTCGCATGGGCGCATTTGCCCTTGCGGTCATGACCCTCTGGGCGTGTAATCCTGACCAATTGGCAGAAGACCCCAATGGCGTATCTGCGGATATCGCTGGGCACTTCGAAGAGTTGGGATTCGATGTTTCCGACATCGAAAAAGTTCCCCACCATCACCCATTCACGGGTGAATTCGAAGGTGATCACTACCTCTTGGAGGGAGACATGCTGATCTCTGAAAAGCAAATGGAAGACATGCTGAAAAGTAGCGTACACCATTTGGGAGCTGTAGGAGAGCAGTATCGCACCACCAACTTGGTGAGCGCACCTCAAACCATCACTGTCATCGGGTACACCGGAGGCAGCTATGCCCTGACCAGCAAAATGCAGACTGCGTTGAGCTGGGCCATCGACAACTACAATGCCCTAAACACTGGATTGAATTTCACCTTGGCGTATGGAACGAACTATTCGTCCTATGACATCGTGGTCTACAAAGTCTCTGGTGGTGCAGGTGGATCTGCCGGTTTCCCATCTGGGGGCAATCCTTACAAATGGGTGCGCATCAATTCCGGAACTGATGCCTACAGTACCAACGTTGTCGAGCACGTGATCACTCACGAAATCGGGCACTGCCTAGGCCTCCGTCACACCGATTACTTCAACCGTTCCTTGTCTTGCGGAAGCGGCGGAAATGAAGGAAGCGCAGGTGTTGGAGCTATCCACATCCCCAATACCCCCACCGGATTTGATGCAAACTCGATCATGCTTTCCTGCTTCAGCTCCAGCGAAGACGGGGAGTTTGGTCCCTTCGACGTAGTTGCACTCGAAACCCTGTACTAA
- the dcd gene encoding dCTP deaminase, protein MILSDARILEEIEKERIVIEPFDRSRLGSNSYDVRLGKYLAVYKDRVLDARKHNQIEEVIIPEEGLVLEPNTLYLGVTEEYTETHDFVPFLEGKSSIGRLGIHIHATAGKGDVGFCNTWTLEITVAMPVRVYAGMPIGQLIYFEVLGDVLNPYNVKDSAKYTNRTLKPVESMMFKNDF, encoded by the coding sequence ATGATCCTTTCAGACGCAAGAATACTCGAGGAAATCGAGAAAGAGCGCATTGTGATCGAACCATTCGATCGTTCGCGCTTGGGCAGCAACAGCTATGATGTACGATTGGGGAAATACCTCGCCGTGTACAAAGACCGTGTGCTAGATGCACGCAAACACAATCAGATTGAAGAAGTGATTATCCCGGAAGAAGGATTGGTGCTAGAGCCCAATACCTTGTATCTCGGGGTAACTGAGGAATATACCGAGACCCATGACTTCGTACCTTTCTTGGAAGGGAAAAGCTCTATCGGTCGATTGGGAATTCATATTCACGCTACGGCCGGTAAAGGGGATGTCGGGTTCTGCAATACTTGGACCCTTGAAATCACTGTCGCTATGCCTGTGCGCGTGTATGCGGGAATGCCGATTGGTCAGCTGATCTACTTTGAGGTATTGGGAGATGTACTCAATCCCTACAATGTCAAGGACTCAGCCAAATACACCAACCGGACACTCAAGCCTGTAGAATCCATGATGTTCAAAAACGACTTCTAG
- a CDS encoding DivIVA domain-containing protein has translation MITPIEIRQQTFKKALRGYDKEEVRAFLQALSQEWEQHLEAHRNLKEELEKVQAQFNTLKEVEDMLHKTLMQAEQSSKDTIENAKEKAELKIREAETTARDLVRQGMDQRSALQAEVEELTRQRDKVITQLQVFLKTQLDRISAIDLIELPPNTAQTPPPTTASSQDNFFDSEINGAENSSFEDIIEEL, from the coding sequence ATGATAACTCCAATCGAGATTAGGCAACAGACATTCAAGAAAGCGCTTCGTGGGTACGACAAGGAAGAAGTACGTGCGTTTCTGCAGGCCTTGTCTCAGGAGTGGGAGCAGCATTTGGAGGCTCACCGCAATTTGAAAGAAGAGCTGGAGAAGGTTCAAGCGCAATTCAACACCTTGAAAGAGGTGGAGGATATGTTGCACAAAACCTTGATGCAGGCGGAGCAGTCTTCCAAGGATACCATCGAAAATGCCAAGGAAAAGGCCGAACTCAAAATTCGCGAAGCAGAAACGACTGCCCGCGATCTGGTCAGGCAGGGAATGGATCAGCGAAGTGCCCTCCAGGCAGAGGTGGAAGAACTCACCCGTCAACGCGACAAAGTCATCACTCAACTTCAGGTTTTCCTCAAAACGCAATTGGATCGCATCAGCGCCATTGATCTGATCGAATTGCCGCCGAACACCGCTCAAACACCTCCTCCAACGACCGCTTCATCGCAAGACAATTTCTTCGATTCCGAGATTAATGGAGCTGAAAACTCCTCTTTTGAGGATATTATCGAAGAATTGTAG
- a CDS encoding WD40 repeat domain-containing protein: MTKSPRPSVDIQIMQEYAGHTGSVFAMQRDASETYFYTSGDDGVVARWSLTPGNSDGTGMVKLGQAVYSLCVIPDQPLLVLGSSDGTVHFVDTESRKILHTYRKSPDAIFRLTYDPDTQTLWVLHGKGGLSVLDLKDFSSKAFVRLSEEHLRAQVLNPNGDQWLIGASDGFIYQIDREAGGITHKWKAHDNSVFSLAVHGSNKYLLSGSRDAHLKIWDLQDGHQLIKSLPAHNFTINDIAISPDGDHFVTASRDKTWKVWDAYRFQLLKVVDLARNQGHKHSVNAIMWLNSDNSVISCSDDRRVIRWHVGIEESSSL; the protein is encoded by the coding sequence ATGACTAAATCACCAAGACCTTCAGTCGACATTCAGATCATGCAGGAGTACGCAGGGCATACAGGCTCTGTATTCGCCATGCAGCGGGATGCTTCTGAAACATACTTCTATACATCTGGGGACGACGGGGTGGTCGCTCGCTGGAGCTTGACCCCCGGCAATTCAGATGGCACGGGCATGGTCAAGCTGGGACAAGCGGTATACAGCCTATGTGTCATTCCCGATCAACCACTTTTGGTTTTGGGAAGCAGCGATGGTACGGTTCATTTTGTCGATACCGAGTCTCGCAAGATTCTGCATACTTACCGCAAGTCCCCCGATGCCATTTTCCGATTGACCTACGATCCCGACACCCAGACACTTTGGGTACTTCATGGCAAGGGAGGACTCTCAGTATTGGACCTGAAGGATTTTTCATCCAAGGCATTTGTCCGGCTCTCCGAAGAGCATTTGAGAGCACAGGTGCTCAACCCCAATGGAGATCAATGGCTGATTGGGGCAAGCGATGGGTTTATTTACCAGATTGATCGGGAAGCAGGTGGAATCACCCACAAATGGAAGGCTCATGACAATTCCGTGTTCTCATTGGCCGTTCATGGGAGTAATAAATATTTGCTGAGTGGAAGCCGCGATGCGCATCTCAAGATTTGGGACCTTCAGGATGGACACCAATTGATCAAGTCGCTCCCGGCGCACAATTTCACGATCAACGATATCGCCATTTCACCCGATGGGGACCATTTCGTGACTGCCAGCCGAGATAAGACCTGGAAAGTTTGGGATGCCTATCGCTTTCAGTTGCTCAAGGTAGTGGACCTTGCACGGAATCAAGGTCACAAACACAGCGTGAATGCCATTATGTGGTTAAACTCAGATAATTCCGTAATTTCGTGTAGCGATGACCGGCGGGTAATCCGTTGGCATGTGGGAATTGAAGAATCCAGCTCTCTATGA
- a CDS encoding metallophosphoesterase family protein, with product MRKFAISDIHGCNKTLRTLLERRLEITPKDELYLLGDLVDRGPDSKGVIDYIIQLKEAGYQVNCLKGNHEEMMVQAARNSRETAMWLYNGGKETLQSFNIEDPGQISDKYLDFVDSLPFFYEVDEYILVHAGLNFIPEESNGKKEKAGFLWNMHNPLKDLDAMMWIRWWYEDIDWSWLKDRVIIHGHTPMEADEIWDMLDVLEEDQVLDIDNGCFAKYMDGLGKLAAFDMTNRELHFQENLDM from the coding sequence ATGCGGAAATTCGCCATTTCAGATATCCACGGTTGCAACAAGACGCTTAGGACGCTGCTGGAACGAAGATTAGAGATTACTCCAAAAGATGAATTGTATCTGTTGGGGGATCTGGTAGATCGAGGGCCCGACTCCAAAGGGGTCATCGATTATATTATTCAGTTGAAAGAAGCGGGCTATCAGGTCAATTGCCTCAAGGGAAACCATGAGGAAATGATGGTTCAGGCCGCTCGAAACTCTCGGGAGACAGCCATGTGGCTATACAATGGCGGCAAAGAGACACTCCAAAGTTTCAATATAGAAGACCCCGGCCAGATCTCCGACAAGTATCTGGATTTCGTGGATAGCCTGCCTTTCTTCTATGAAGTAGATGAATACATCTTGGTTCACGCTGGGCTCAATTTCATCCCCGAGGAGAGCAATGGAAAGAAGGAGAAGGCCGGATTCCTGTGGAATATGCACAACCCACTCAAAGATCTCGACGCGATGATGTGGATCAGGTGGTGGTACGAGGATATTGATTGGAGTTGGCTCAAAGACCGCGTAATTATTCACGGCCATACCCCGATGGAGGCCGATGAAATTTGGGATATGCTCGATGTGCTGGAAGAAGATCAAGTGTTGGACATTGACAATGGATGCTTTGCCAAGTACATGGATGGCCTAGGCAAATTGGCTGCGTTTGATATGACCAACCGCGAACTCCATTTTCAGGAGAATTTGGATATGTGA